Proteins from a genomic interval of Scomber japonicus isolate fScoJap1 chromosome 10, fScoJap1.pri, whole genome shotgun sequence:
- the tapbpl gene encoding tapasin-related protein has product MTMIEVVLFGYFMTCVYANGVADVVLSCALVEEGVGLGGMGGGSLFTRTPATLVLRDVAVAPDESLEALTPFVPPSIPDPDAILFEAKVSSPDIPDAAVLLHADCNEQEVMCEISRYSPHGSQDSSEPTYFMVSLNVEGVDFSTALIMQTLTLERDQSTLIQNKLNLPLSQSGTLLTEVIFLVFSPVKSVSAPLRGDVLLNCGFKQPDTPLAQELDIEWRLQHRGKGRKVLEMKTRLDDVEGTTVVHADRRGSSMDAAQVVGEGNASVTLNGLKVMDEGTYICTVSVGVFHAQQVIQLHVIQPPQVSLSEEKLVLETSPQTLSCHCSKYYPLDSQMEWLSLSPTDTEPTVLKDQVSLSSHRQHGDGSYSLSSHLTVPSDISPGTKIICKVSHPALDAPLSVSVLVESPELASYWWVLGFLIITVLFFYQVMR; this is encoded by the exons ATGACGATGATTGAAGTCGTTTTGTTTGGATATTTCATGACGTGCGTTTATG CTAATGGGGTTGCAGATGTGGTGCTGTCCTGTGCCCTGGTGGAGGAGGGAGTCGGACTGGGTGGAATGGGAGGAGGCTCTCTCTTCACTCGGACTCCAGCCACTCTTGTCTTGAGAGATGTTGCAGTGGCCCCTGATGAATCCCTTGAGGCACTCACTCCGTTTGTCCCACCCTCGATCCCTGATCCAGATGCAATCCTGTTTGAGGCCAAAG TGTCATCACCTGACATCCCTGATGCAGCTGTGTTGCTCCATGCGGACTGCAatgagcaggaagtgatgtgtgaaataAGCCGTTACTCTCCCCATGGGTCCCAGGACAGTTCAGAACCAACCTATTTTATGGTGTCCCTTAATGTGGAGGGAGTTGATTTCAGCACTGCATTGATTATGCAGACTTTGACGTTGGAAAGGGACCAGTCAACCCTGatacaaaacaaactgaatctGCCTCTTAGCCAGTCGGGAACTCTGCTGACTGAGG TTATATTCCTGGTGTTTTCCCCTGTAAAATCTGTATCTGCCCCTCTGAGAGGTGATGTGCTACTCAACTGTGGCTTCAAGCAGCCGGACACACCACTAGCGCAGGAATTGGATATTGAATGGCGATTGCAACatagaggaaaaggaaggaaagtgctTGAGATGAAGACACGGTTGGATGATGTAGAGGGGACCACAGTGG TGCATGCTGACAGGAGAGGCTCGAGCATGGATGCTGCCCAGGTTGTTGGTGAGGGTAACGCCTCTGTGACTCTGAATGGGCTAAAGGTTATGGATGAGGGGACATACATCTGTACAGTCAGTGTAGGCGTTTTCCATGCTCAACAGGTCATTCAACTCCATGTTATTC AACCACCCCAAGTTTCACTCTCAGAAGAGAAGTTGGTTTTGGAGACATCACCTCAGACACTGAGCTGCCACTGCAGTAAATACTACCCACTGGAttctcag ATGGAGTGGTTATCCCTCTCTCCTACAGACACGGAGCCAACTGTTTTAAAAGACCAGGTCTCTCTGTCCAGCCATCGGCAGCATGGTGATGGGAGTTATTCTCTGTCATCTCACCTCACTGTGCCCTCTGACATCTCCCCTGGAACCAAAATCATCTGCAAGGTGTCTCACCCGGCCCTGGATGCTCCGCTCTCTGTCAGTGTGCTGGTAGAAAGTCCTGAACTAG CTTCCTATTGGTGGGTTCTGGGCTTCTTGATCATCACTGTACTCTTCTTCTACCAGGTCATGAGATAG
- the LOC128365842 gene encoding lymphocyte activation gene 3 protein-like, giving the protein MLLEYFIFGLITFLMTGAQCEITEVFAEAGSQAVLPCKCNPSASSPPAILWTQANKGTVWRKLKSGLQYWGSSWAQNGVQRVQCPHSQFERDDFSLQINRVTEEDGGLYSCLVQHKGNSVENVVILRVIRVSVSPAVPISGDALSITCKVTPLPSGAKVQWKLNNSPFYFTNYRNTDKSVVMQKATRRLSGNWTCIVSYKGKEGRASASLSVKGIMQPPKDNTKVYAAVGSAVTLPCVFASGLKPFGSEWEKLKTGSTSKPALGHLPPSFSLSSQSYEMPWDKSARVEEVGYMDEGSYRCSGIIGRQQVTRTMQLVVAKIDSSKTKAAVTLTCQLTDASDVTDYEWVRVTYDINGTQSVGPTQKGKTISISRESDEWGEWACLFYGKEGILGNITYHVPLMAGLTGQKLKGLSHNTTAVVGLSILLVVLLLILVQMFKNHQRRKRIFQYPALETIVHTISNEREERERNQTKE; this is encoded by the exons ATGCTGCTGGAGTATTTCATCTTTGGGCTGATTACCTTTCTTATGACAG GAGCCCAATGTGAGATAACTGAGGTGTTTGCTGAAGCTGGCTCTCAGGCTGTTCTACCCTGTAAATGCAACCCTTCAGCCTCATCTCCCCCTGCCATCCTCTGGACTCAAGCAAACAAAGG cACTGTTTGGAGGAAGTTAAAGAGTGGCCTGCAGTACTGGGGCTCCAGCTGGGCCCAGAATGGAGTCCAACGCGTACAATGTCCCCATTCCCAATTTGAAAGAGACGATTTCAGCCTGCAAATCAACAGGGTgacagaggaggatggagggctTTACTCCTGCCTGGTGCAGCACAAAGGCAATTCTGTTGAAAATGTGGTCATACTTAGAGTCATCAGAG TGTCTGTCTCCCCAGCAGTTCCTATTTCAGGGGACGCTCTTTCAATCACCTGTAAAGTGACTCCTTTACCTTCTGGGGCCAAGGTGCAGTGGAAATTGAACAACAGCCCATTTTACTTCACCAATTACAGGAACACTGATAAAAGTGTTGTGATGCAAAAGGCGACTAGGAGGCTGTCGGGAAACTGGACTTGCATTGTTAGCTACAAGGGCAAAGAGGGGCGAGCTTCAGCGTCTCTGTCTGTAAAAG GAATCATGCAACCACCCAAAGACAACACCAAGGTGTATGCTGCCGTGGGGTCTGCTGTTACACTCCCGTGTGTGTTCGCCTCTGGTTTAAAACCTTTTGGATCAGAGTGGGAGAAACTGAAGACTGGCTCTACTTCTAAACCTGCTCTTggccaccttcctccctccttctccctgtCCTCGCAGTCCTATGAGATGCCCTGGGACAAGTCTGCCAGGGTGGAAGAGGTTGGGTATATGGATGAAGGCAGCTACAGATGCTCTGGGATCATTGGGCGCCAACAAGTGACTCGAACTATGCAGCTTGTCGTTGCCAAAA TTGACAGCAGCAAGACGAAAGCTGCAGTGACACTGACCTGCCAACTGACCGACGCGAGCGATGTCACCGACTATGAGTGGGTTCGTGTAACCTATGACATCAACGGCACCCAGTCAGTTGGGCCCACCCAGAAGGGAAAGACTATTAGTATCAGCAGGGAGTCAGATGAGTGGGGTGAATGGGCATGCCTTTTCTATGGGAAAGAAGGCATCCTGGGAAACATAACATACCACGTTCCACTGATGG CTGGTCTGACTGGACAGAAATTGAAAGGTCTGTCACATAACACCACAGCAGTGGTCGGTCTCAGCATTCTCCTCGTTGTTCTGCTGCTGATTCTGGTTCAAATGTTTAAGAACCACCAAAGG AGGAAAAGGATCTTTCAGTACCCCGCGCTGGAGACGATTGTTCACACCATCTCTAATGAgcgggaggagagagaaaggaaccAGACGAAGGAGTAA
- the mrpl51 gene encoding 39S ribosomal protein L51, mitochondrial yields the protein MSVLGGLLGAGASLCRSAGTLLHTVRTISTGTCCQIRMHAIPQLKTVDRWTEKRSMFGVYDNIGILGDFKAHPKDLIVAPCWLKAFKGNELQRLIRKKKMVGDRMMTLERHNMEKRIRFLYRRFNRTGKHR from the exons ATGTCTGTACTGGGAGGTTTACTGGGAGCTGGAGCCTCTCTGTGTCGGTCTGCTGGGACTCTGCTGCACACAGTCAGGACCATCTCTACTG GTACCTGCTGCCAGATCCGGATGCATGCCATCCCACAGCTGAAAACAGTGGACAGGTGGACTGAGAAAAGGAGCATGTTTGGGGTTTATGATAACATAGGAATCCTGG GGGATTTTAAAGCTCATCCCAAAGACCTAATTGTGGCCCCCTGCTGGCTGAAGGCTTTCAAAGGTAATGAACTACAGCGTCTAatcaggaagaagaagatggtGGGAGACAGAATGATGACTCTGGAAAGACACAACATGGAGAAAAGGATCCGCTTCCTCTACAGACGTTTCAACCGCACCGGCAAACACCGCTAA
- the vamp1b gene encoding vesicle-associated membrane protein 1 — MSAPDAAAPGGAPGAPGAPGADGAPGGGPPAPPNTSSNRRLQQTQAQVEEVVDIMRVNVDKVLERDQKLSELDDRADALQAGASQFESCAAKLKNKYWWKNCKMMIMMGIIGVIVVGIIFLYFFY, encoded by the exons AT GTCTGCCCCAGATGCTGCTGCCCCAGGTGGAGCCCCCGGTGCTCCAGGAGCCCCCGGTGCAGATGGAGCTCCAGGCGGCGGACCCCCCGCCCCACCCAATACCAGCAGCAACCGCAGGCTACAGCAGACACAGGCCCAAGTCGAGGAG GTGGTAGATATCATGCGGGTGAATGTGGACAAGGTTTTGGAAAGGGACCAGAAGCTTTCAGAGCTGGATGACAGAGCGGACGCTCTTCAAGCTGGAGCCTCCCAGTTTGAAAGCTGTGCAGCCAAGCTAAAGAACAAGTACTGGTGGAAGAACTGCAAG ATGATGATCATGATGGGCATCATTGGAGTCATTGTGGTTGGAATAATATTCT TGTACTTCTTCTACTGA